acgtgAGTCAGAGGATGAGCTTTCATGCACTCCCCCAGGGTTGGTGCTCGGGTTTTTGCGGTGCGCACACTCACGTTCTCCAGGGTCATGCCCGCACTGCTGTCCCGGAGCTTCTTCTTGTACTTCTTCTTCACGCACACCACGCTCACGACGGTCACCACCAACATGGCCGCCAGCACCGACACGGAAGCCGCCACGGCCGTCGTCACCGCGTCCTGAGACGAACCTTTCCGCTGACATCGCTCACCGGTGTACCACCAGTCGTCCCCTACTGCACacctgggggggaggaggaggggggatgaCACACAGCCAGTTCCAGCAAGCCCAAATGCACCTCAGTGGATCACATTCCACAATACGAATCACCTCCCATAGAAATGTATCTATAAAATGCAAAACGGAGGAAGCCTAGAAGCATAAAAAGTAAACACAGCGAAAATGGGACACGTGGATTCAGGTTAAGCTGCTTTCACAtccaaatacacatttaaaatgcatatttgaaagaTTGCCGGCAGTGATGGGGTTAATtaagtcaattcaggaaatgaaccaATGTTCAACTCAGGAAATTATTCGACATTCAGTtcaggagaggaaaaaatatatattaatgacAGCAGAGTGAGGTTTCAaaccaaaaaatgggtggaactGCCAGGTTGTTGTCAACTACCAAGTTGCTGATTGGTTCACAGGAGTACCTTGACTCCTATGGACCAATCAGTGCTACTCTTAGCTCAGAATAAAAGGCAGATACGTCACATGACCCAGCGTTCTTCATCTGGAACGGGAGGAGGGAGCATACCTGCACACGGCCACGCCTTGGTCCAGCACGCACACGCCATCGTTCTCACACGTGACATCATCGCAGGGGTCATCGGGAGGTGAAGTGGGTGGGGCTCTGTCAGTGGTAGGGGCGTGTGTGCTGTTGGTGACGGGGGCGGGGTTTGTGGGCTTGGTCGTCGGGGGAAGTGGCTGAGTCTCCAAAAGTTTCGACACGtctggaacagagagagagactatgaGGCCTCAGCTTATTTGTCGCCATGGAAGAAAATGGaacatactgcaatatattctcaacatatcaaaatatatttaaggaCATGTATTTCAGAGCAGTGTGTTTTTTGACATTTATCTCAATATATTTCCAGAATATTCAGTGTTGAGTATTTGTGTAAGAGCAATATGACTGGGAATATACAGTGATGCCATAGAGTTAGGTACATTACACTGCCATCAGCTTATTTCACTGATGAAGGCGATatgctgaaatgtttgaatCTCTAAGTCTCTAATTTCTCATCATTAACTTGAACATGAATCTTTTATAAATGTACTTGCTAAAgtcttaaaaatgaatataatgttgATAGTATGTAGTGTAATTTCTCCCATGGTTTCCAGCCctgagtaaaatgttttttctttccgtACCCTCCATGGTGAGGAGGAAGATGGCGTCTCCTCCCTTGATGAAGTCCCAGCTGTCAGCCCGGCTGTGGGTCAGGTACAAGCTGGTGCCGTACCCGGGCCCGAGGTAGTACTGCGTCCCGTCTGGGTCGGTGGCCAGGGCCCCAACTTTCCTGGGGtcatcccagaagaacatctgGTTTCCATCCCCTGGAGTAGACCAATGGGGAGATGCCCTCAGATCCACCTCCAACCATCAGTGATTTGCTCTTACCTGTTACAGTCCTGTAACAACCCTACCATTACTCAGATCTCACCAGGATCCACAGTCCTGTAACAACCCTGCCATTACTCAGATCTCACCTGGATCCACAGTCCTGTAACAACCCTGCCATTACTCAGATCTCACCTGAACCCACAGCTCTGTAGTAAACCTCACACAAGGACTGAAAAAAGATttcatttcgtttttttctcaTCTGACTCATCTGACATGAATTGCCAATATCTCATAACTCTAAAATGAACACAGCTGGTGTAGGACCTCATTATGAATGAATCACAGTGATGGTGCAGTGTGATGTTCAGAGAACTGGGCTTATCAgcagaaggttgcaggtttgatacTGACCATCAACATCGGTTTGGGTGGGATCTGTGGTGACGCTCCTCTGATTGGACATTCGCTGGCGGATGTCGGGGTTCTGATCCAATAGCATCATAGTGGCCTGTTTCCACGGGCAGGGCCATTTCAGGGTGTTGTCACTGAGCCCCGACGTCAAGTGGAGGTAGATGCCCATGTTTTCCGGGCTCTGGGGCAACCCGTTGATGTACAGGCTCACCTGGAAGGTGTAGCCCTCCTTGGAGAGGAAGCGGGGGCTGAATATCTTCTCTCCGACGGGCGTGGTTTCCCGGACTTGGGTGAAGTTTTTGATGCGCCAGACGTGGTCCGGGCACTCCGTCTCAGAGAGGTTGATGTCGTCGATGGAGAGACCCCCCGTggagagccccgccccttttttGCCCTCAAACACGACCCGGAATTTCTTACTCACTTTCATGCTCACGTGATAGACCTCCCACAGGTCCTGGGGTGCAGCTAGCAAGAGAGAAAAGTTTTTGCACAAAATTCAGGATTCCTGTTTTAATATAGAGTATAATGTGCCGTAGAGAAATTCAAAATATGAGTAAGTATACAAGGTATATACGGCACATATCCTAAATATGAGGAAGATGTTAAATTCATAGAGTAAAcattgtgatatttattttaaaatgttacaaaatcTGATTtctgttctcatgagaaaatcatgttttaatgtattatgAAATATTAGAGATGCTATATATAAATCATTCAGGCTTGCTAGAATATGAAGCTACAAATACAAGCCATATATTTTTGTTCTACTGCAACacatataaaatacacattttaaagtgcaaaaagtgtataaatacataatagTTCATcaaggttaaataaaaacattgaactACGATAATGACATTACTTGCAAAATAACGAATAACTGCAGTGTACAGCAGTTGGTcatttaaacataaacattttttttaaaacattttttcggTTGTGTGAGATTTAAACTGCAGTGGAGCGCTCACTAATCTATCACCCCAGGTgaaggggatgggggtggggggggtgggggggtggctctGGCCCTTACCTGTGACCCTCTGGATGAACCTCAGCGTTCCGTTGGGGTTGGCTTTGTCGTACTCGCGCACCCAGATGTTGAGCTCGTCCTCTGCGTTCCCGCTGTGGTGGAGGAAGAACTGCAGGCACTGAAAGCCTCGTTTGGGGTAGAGGAACCTGCTCTCCAGCAGGGCCCTGTCTCCTGCCGTGCCAGTCGCTGTACTGAAGTGCATGAAGTAGCCCGAGTCTGAGagccaaaaaaacacaagacatacaaacaataaagaaatacaCTATTCACATATTCCACTTTGCCTTGCATTACTGAACTCGACACAGCCGTGCTGGAGCTAAAGTACTaggatgtatttgtgtgtgtgtgtgtgtgcatgtgtgtgtgtgtgtgtgcatgcgtatgtgtgtgctgaTCATATTTTTCCCATGTTATCTACGAAAGGATCAACTGTGGGTCCTTCCGTATTGGAAGGGGGTGTAAGTACAATACTGTCAggaaatgtgaatatatatCTATCTTTATGGCTCTCTCAGTGTTGCAGATGGTTGTTACACCTGAGGCTTTATGCTTTTTATTGGCTTGGTACACATCAATGGAATATATTGTTTGTGAATTTCACATTAATGCGTTCTGTTCATTCTTACTTTGTGAATGTGATATTTGCATTGACAAGACTACCTCAACCTATTTATGCAGAGAACATTTGTATCAGGAAAAAACATCTTCTGTCAAAAAGATCATTATTGTGGGAAAGATCTTTGTTGTGtctttttgcaaataaaaagaCTGATCACCTGAGATCGCTTGAAGGAATGCCAAAAGTAACTTAGATGCTCAAAGCAACTCAAAGCAATGCTATGATATAAATTCTGAACACTTTGAAACCTGATATTGCAAAACTACACTATCAGCAGACAACACCCTATCATTCTGAGCTCTTGATTGCTTGAGAGGACGTTATTATTTATGAACACATCCGCGTTTTACGGTCTCTCTTGCCGCCTGGGCCTTGAACCCTGCGATAAGGGGTCAGATTATTTCGTTATCTGCTGACGGGTGAGGGGGAAGCCGTAAACGACGTCTGACTCCACCTTTACACCGGCCCATGTTGGTGTAGTCCGTGAGGGGCCCCCCGGGGGCCTGCGTCAGGCGGGTCCAGTCCGCGGTGTCGCCCGGCCCCTGGATCATCCCGCAGACGTTCTCCAGCTCGAAGCTGCACGTCTCCAAGAACGTCGACGACGTCGCTGGGGAGGAGACAGTGTCAGTGCCGCAGCCCGAAATCGATGGCGGTTTGTTGTTCCGGGTTTTTaaattgctgctgtttttttttttttttattttatttcaaagttGAATGGTGGGGTGGACAATAAATTAAGAGTCAATTGCATTAAGTACAttaagtaataaataaacaaataaatacactgaaaatgcaaaaagcatTTGGTCTCAAATTGTATGACATATATCATCTCTCCCTGACATATAAGCacaattattttcttgcttattttcttttcaacatcCAGCAGGCCTAAACTGCAGATAGTAAGAACTCCTTTGTCACAGCTGAAACTAACACAATGCAccttaatataaatatttctgaCTACATTGTTCTATTCTATGTTTGATGATGAAAACATGCAGTTATGTCAAATCAGTTAAgttataattaatatttctaGAAGCATTTTTCAGACAGCCCTAAGCcctcatttcatttatataaaagcattttttttttcactcgaAAAGAACCAATCCAAAATTGAATTACATTTAGATAACTTGGTTCTCATAATTTGATTAGAGAACAGAACCAATCAGGTGTTGTTACTAGGTGGCACTGGGATTATAATTAGCAGGATGAGGCCAATCAGAAGGCTTACTGCAGTTGTAGAGCCTGTTGAGCTTCAGCAGGTCATTGTCGCTGAACTCCATGCGTTGGCCAATCACGTCCATGAAAGCAGGGATCTTGGTGACGATGGTGGGCTCAGTTCCGTTTCTGAAAGCATCCTTGCTGTAGTGCATCATGGACCCATAGTCATAGGGCACATTCAGTGCGCTAGATGTTGTGTCATCGTAGGTGTTGAAATTGTGCTCTCTCCCTgaggaaaaacacaaggaaGACCAAATATGTGATAAAAGTATATGATATCATTAAGGCCTTTATTTTATCTAACTGAAATTCACTTTGTCCTTCACTTTGAGCGATGGACTCTCACTTACTTGTTCATGCTTTTAGTTGCAcaggaaaatgttcagtgtaaatcAATTCTGAAACTGTCATGGAGTACACACTGTCCCTACAGGACCACCACAGTCGATTTAACTCAGGATTTTAACGTGCCTTCTTATTTGTCCTTGTTGATTTGGATTTAgtcacatttgcatacatttgatATGTAAATACATGCTAAAATGCTATATTTATATACGATGACATCCTGAGCGAATGCTTGCAAAGCATGCCTGTGTAACTTTCCACCTGGAAAGATTCCATTTTGGGCCCCTGTTTAGGGGCCCAAAATGGCATTTCTCCTTGTAGCACAAAAAAATTGTCTGGTATTGTATTGAATTATATATTACTTTCCTattgtatatttaaatttttttccatgttgTGCTCTCACTTACGTCTTGGAAATACTATTACTTTTAATAATAAAGACCCTAAATATTTGTTCACTTTCATTTTAGTTCTGTAGTTACTTTGGACTATGTCTATaactgttttatgtattttatgtagtTTATACTTACTATACTATGTGCAACTATATTATTCACTATTATTAGGCTAAAATTTCCCCTTGAACAATAGAGATCTATTGAGAGATTGCGACAAGTGTAGGCTAAATAATGCGTTGACTCGACTTGCACGATGGGGCACTGTATTACCTTCAGAGATGCGGTCCCACATGATGTTGACGTAGTCATCTCGGTCTGCTCGGGACTGCTCGTGCCAGAACCCGAGCGCGTGGAGGAACTCGTGCTCGATCGTAGCAATGCGGTCACAGTTCGTGCCGATGGAAAGCTGCTGTCTCCCCACGCGTCGGTTTCCCACGGAGGAGAAACACCTGCGGACATGCGTCGTCTAATCAACATAAGCGACCTTGAAACTCCACGGACTTCTGTCGATCTTTTGAAATACTAACACATTTTATCACAGACGTTTAATCACGGAATAAGGCCATCCCTTcacaattttcttttaattcatAATGTACTCATATTCGGCAaacgtttttatttaattttattgataCGGAAAACCAAAACCTTCGTGAAGACTTCACATAGCAAAGCACTAGAACATATTTGTAAGATAATTGTCTTATTTGGGGGTAGGCTACTGGTCTTATGAAAAAAGattcagggattttttttcGCTGGATGCTGTTTACTTGCCTCTGGGCGAACTGATAAATCATGGATTTTGCTAACATGTCCTGCTGTAAGAACTGTCGATATGATAAATTTTTATCATCTAGTTAATCAGTATGAAAACCAATGAATGATGGAACCTCAGAAGGAGGCTGTTGTCTTTATTTCACCAGGGAAGGAACAATTGCATTTCCAAGTTTAATACTGAAGTAGTTTATGTTAAATTGTATTTGatatatatgtgtttttttttttgggggggggggggggggggtttgtaaaGTAACTAAGTTAATGTAACCAGAGCAACATATGATCTAAAGTACTGAAGGGGAACTTACCCACTGCCTTTGAagactgaaatgtaatttggtTCTCCCTCCCAGGGTTTGAAGTCAATGCAGGATTTCAGTCGATACTGTTCAAAGGCCTTGAGGATCACACCTTTAGCATTGATCTCTGCAACGCCAATACATGATGTCACGTCAGAGATCAAAGAAAGAAGAACGGTTATTTACAATCTTGTTGGAGTAACGTGACACTGTACTTATTATGCACACTAAATCAGAGATAATTCTTTGGAAATAGTTGGAACTGAATTGGCTAATTTGGTTTAAGATTAAATTGGAGGGTTAAactgcagttttaattaaaagcaaaactCTCTGAAAGTGCTTGGTTGGACATAAGCATTTGTAAAACCGGCAGTGTAAGGGTAATTGATGTGGTGCAATTGGTCCATCCAACAAAAATACCatagctgatgtgtggtgagtgttctgatgcaaaatggctgctgtgcatcacccaggtgggtgccaCACATTGGCGGTGGGTgtggtgagttcccactcatcacagctttcagaaaagtgctatataaatgcattcgttcattcattcataaattcaaGTTACACATATGAATTTAggtttaataataatactcttTGAATACAAACGGTGGTATTCTGTAGGAATTG
This region of Anguilla rostrata isolate EN2019 chromosome 8, ASM1855537v3, whole genome shotgun sequence genomic DNA includes:
- the LOC135260781 gene encoding meprin A subunit beta-like; its protein translation is MSELPDSTWRTMAAYCSFLILSLIFHQTLCLPTARLSDFDVDGGKDRDIFDINEDAGLNLVEGDIVYDEKQGRNSILGDQYRWPTTIPYYLEDSLEINAKGVILKAFEQYRLKSCIDFKPWEGEPNYISVFKGSGCFSSVGNRRVGRQQLSIGTNCDRIATIEHEFLHALGFWHEQSRADRDDYVNIMWDRISEGREHNFNTYDDTTSSALNVPYDYGSMMHYSKDAFRNGTEPTIVTKIPAFMDVIGQRMEFSDNDLLKLNRLYNCTTSSTFLETCSFELENVCGMIQGPGDTADWTRLTQAPGGPLTDYTNMGRCKDSGYFMHFSTATGTAGDRALLESRFLYPKRGFQCLQFFLHHSGNAEDELNIWVREYDKANPNGTLRFIQRVTAAPQDLWEVYHVSMKVSKKFRVVFEGKKGAGLSTGGLSIDDINLSETECPDHVWRIKNFTQVRETTPVGEKIFSPRFLSKEGYTFQVSLYINGLPQSPENMGIYLHLTSGLSDNTLKWPCPWKQATMMLLDQNPDIRQRMSNQRSVTTDPTQTDVDGDGNQMFFWDDPRKVGALATDPDGTQYYLGPGYGTSLYLTHSRADSWDFIKGGDAIFLLTMEDVSKLLETQPLPPTTKPTNPAPVTNSTHAPTTDRAPPTSPPDDPCDDVTCENDGVCVLDQGVAVCRCAVGDDWWYTGERCQRKGSSQDAVTTAVAASVSVLAAMLVVTVVSVVCVKKKYKKKLRDSSAGMTLENKTTF